A window of the Butyricimonas faecalis genome harbors these coding sequences:
- a CDS encoding DUF4843 domain-containing protein — MKKILYILALAWLVCCVAGCEKEVKNYDGREGVYFYVQYGAEWGDTTIWANQSFTPVEFVKSTGDYHDVKLRVMTTGRIKEYDRTFRVVVDKDSTTAVEGVNYDPFDEFQVVKAGSHYADLVIRLKRDESIQIEERVLTLKLEPTDDFEIGINWWGEVPGLWSSTGGNDFDVSMHKITMNDFLVRPTRWIPAIDYAPGQTEGGLWGAFTRKKYDLICEKFNLTYDDFASEVTMPNAKRTMIANYFVDYLQELYDKGTPVLEEDGRAMWFMGVSWKSIVGQPWIPAE, encoded by the coding sequence ATGAAAAAAATATTATATATTCTCGCTCTTGCATGGCTTGTTTGCTGCGTGGCGGGTTGTGAAAAGGAAGTTAAGAATTACGATGGACGGGAAGGGGTTTATTTCTACGTTCAGTACGGGGCAGAATGGGGGGATACTACGATTTGGGCGAACCAGTCTTTTACCCCGGTAGAGTTTGTTAAAAGTACAGGTGATTATCACGATGTGAAATTGCGGGTAATGACAACCGGTAGAATTAAGGAATATGACAGGACTTTCCGGGTTGTTGTTGACAAGGACTCGACTACTGCTGTCGAGGGGGTGAATTATGATCCTTTCGACGAGTTTCAAGTGGTTAAAGCTGGGAGTCATTATGCAGATTTGGTGATTCGTTTAAAGCGAGATGAGAGTATTCAAATCGAAGAACGGGTTTTAACATTGAAGTTAGAACCGACGGATGATTTCGAAATTGGAATTAACTGGTGGGGAGAGGTTCCCGGGTTATGGTCTAGTACTGGAGGTAATGATTTTGACGTTTCTATGCACAAAATTACCATGAATGATTTTCTTGTTCGACCAACCCGTTGGATACCTGCAATTGATTATGCACCAGGACAAACAGAGGGGGGACTTTGGGGGGCTTTTACGAGAAAGAAATATGACTTGATTTGTGAAAAGTTTAATCTGACGTATGATGATTTTGCCTCGGAAGTGACAATGCCAAATGCCAAACGAACAATGATCGCAAATTATTTTGTGGATTACTTGCAAGAACTTTATGACAAGGGTACCCCGGTATTGGAAGAAGATGGCCGTGCCATGTGGTTCATGGGAGTATCGTGGAAATCAATCGTGGGACAACCCTGGATTCCGGCAGAATAA
- a CDS encoding SusC/RagA family TonB-linked outer membrane protein, which yields MKKNRTSGFFRRTYGNFLLMMRLTMLFLLMTFVSLTATALGQRMTIKLNNVDLQVAFNEIKQKMGYTFVYNDQVVKNVGKVSINVTSSDIKYILARCLEGTSLDFYIEDNIVVIKSKVVQTQETEKKPVTVKGKVVDEKKQPLPGVTVLLKGTTLGVTTGGEGDFSIMITDTTKAELVFSFIGMESRTIPYKSIPKGEWTIILKDDVQEMDEVVVTGIYSRKKESFTGSSTTYTAKELKTIGNQNVLQSLKTMDPSFAIMENNQFGSDPNRLPDINVRGKTSVIGLTQEYDIDPNQPLFILDGFETTLKTISDLSMDRVQSITVLKDAAATAIYGSKAANGVVVVETKAPAPGTLRLTYNGNLNLSFADLSDYNLMNSAEKLEFERLAGYYGDLDVNGEIVSEGYQQLYYQRLAEVKRGVDTYWMSEPLRFATSHSHNLFAEGGDDRMRYGLGFSYNKTQGVMKGSDRDVINGNVQLLYRYKSLSFKNYLNLDYSMSSREKVAFSKFSQANPYHRKKNENGVVEQVLEIYSDSDANSSTYLQELKTYNPLYDMRLGSSDETTSFGFTNNFEIDWQVFDGLRAKGRFSISKSTDRGEVFKSPNASDYVETASTERGSYRETRNENLSYDGDLNVTYAKLFNEVHMVNAVGGIRLASSKSQSSGYETIGFIDDRYSNPSFSSGYPTGSKPSYFTSEKRSASYYLNAGYAYDDRYLLDVNLRSDGSSVFGLSQQFTTTWAIGLAWNMHKEDFFQNQNWLNLLKLRFSIGNPGNQNFDAYISMNVYKYATSYPNPFGVSAIVSTWGNDNLDWQKTIDQNYGIDLAFLNNRLKVTVDYFYKNTDPLLVYVQTPTSTGTSTVPMNLGKQVSQGLTSTLNYMILQRENMSWNFNFNARHITYEYRNIGNALDKFNQENRSSNLVRYYDGGSPSDLWAVRSAGIDPASGREIFIKKDGTQTFEHDYADKVVVGNSDPKVEGVIGTSFYYKGFSASINLRYRLGGQIFLSTLYDKVENISKNALQYNQDKRALYDRWQKPGDVSKYKAISLTDVTPMSSRFIADEKTLSGESISFGYETQAKWLHRIGASSMTIRGYMNDIFRVSTVKNERGLDYPFARAVAFSLGLTF from the coding sequence ATGAAAAAAAACAGAACGAGTGGGTTCTTTAGGCGAACTTATGGGAATTTTTTGTTGATGATGAGATTGACAATGTTGTTCCTGCTGATGACGTTTGTCTCGTTGACGGCTACAGCCTTGGGCCAACGAATGACAATCAAGTTGAACAATGTTGATTTGCAAGTTGCTTTTAACGAAATTAAACAGAAAATGGGGTACACGTTTGTGTACAATGATCAAGTGGTGAAGAATGTGGGGAAGGTTTCTATTAATGTTACATCTTCGGATATAAAGTATATCTTGGCTAGATGTTTAGAAGGGACATCTCTCGATTTTTACATTGAAGATAATATCGTGGTGATTAAATCAAAAGTAGTCCAGACTCAGGAAACAGAGAAAAAGCCAGTAACCGTGAAGGGGAAGGTAGTTGATGAGAAAAAACAACCTTTACCTGGTGTTACTGTTTTGCTAAAGGGTACTACCTTGGGAGTAACAACCGGGGGAGAGGGGGATTTTTCGATTATGATTACTGACACAACCAAGGCTGAACTTGTATTTTCATTTATCGGTATGGAGTCTCGAACAATCCCTTATAAAAGTATTCCTAAAGGGGAGTGGACGATCATTTTAAAAGATGATGTACAAGAGATGGATGAAGTTGTTGTTACAGGTATTTATTCTCGTAAAAAAGAGAGTTTTACCGGGTCGTCGACAACTTATACGGCAAAGGAGTTGAAAACTATCGGTAACCAAAACGTGCTTCAAAGTCTGAAAACGATGGACCCTTCATTTGCTATCATGGAAAATAACCAGTTTGGATCGGACCCCAATCGTTTGCCGGATATTAATGTACGGGGTAAAACTAGCGTGATAGGTTTAACACAGGAGTATGATATTGATCCGAATCAACCCCTGTTTATTTTAGACGGGTTCGAAACGACTTTAAAGACTATCAGTGATTTGAGCATGGATCGCGTGCAAAGTATCACGGTGCTGAAAGATGCGGCGGCCACGGCAATTTATGGTTCGAAAGCGGCGAATGGTGTTGTTGTGGTGGAGACGAAGGCTCCCGCTCCCGGTACATTGAGGTTAACGTATAATGGAAATTTGAATCTTTCTTTTGCCGATTTGTCAGATTACAATTTGATGAATTCTGCTGAAAAATTGGAGTTTGAACGTTTAGCTGGGTATTATGGAGATTTGGATGTTAATGGAGAGATTGTGTCGGAGGGTTATCAGCAATTGTACTATCAGCGTTTGGCTGAAGTGAAACGAGGGGTGGATACCTACTGGATGAGTGAGCCGTTACGGTTTGCAACTTCTCATAGCCACAACCTTTTTGCTGAAGGGGGGGATGACAGAATGCGTTACGGATTGGGATTCAGTTATAACAAGACTCAAGGTGTGATGAAAGGATCTGATCGGGACGTGATTAATGGTAACGTGCAATTATTGTATCGCTACAAGTCGTTGTCATTCAAAAATTATTTGAACTTGGATTACTCGATGTCTTCACGCGAGAAGGTGGCGTTTTCGAAGTTTTCACAGGCAAACCCGTATCACAGGAAAAAGAATGAAAATGGTGTGGTAGAGCAGGTGTTAGAAATTTACTCTGATTCAGATGCAAATTCATCCACTTATCTTCAAGAATTGAAAACGTACAATCCTCTATATGATATGCGTTTAGGTTCTTCCGATGAAACCACGTCTTTCGGTTTTACTAATAATTTTGAGATCGATTGGCAGGTGTTTGATGGTTTGAGGGCAAAAGGTCGTTTTAGTATTTCAAAATCAACGGACCGGGGAGAAGTTTTTAAATCTCCCAATGCTTCAGATTATGTCGAAACCGCTTCAACTGAACGCGGATCGTACCGGGAAACAAGAAATGAAAATTTGAGTTATGACGGGGATCTTAACGTGACCTATGCTAAATTGTTTAACGAGGTACACATGGTGAATGCCGTAGGGGGAATTCGTTTGGCATCAAGTAAATCACAATCTAGTGGTTACGAGACTATTGGGTTTATTGATGACCGTTATTCGAATCCTTCTTTTTCTTCTGGGTATCCTACTGGAAGTAAGCCGTCTTATTTTACTAGCGAGAAACGTTCGGCGAGTTATTACCTGAATGCTGGTTATGCTTATGATGATCGTTACTTGCTAGACGTGAATCTTCGTTCAGATGGTTCTTCCGTGTTCGGCTTATCTCAACAATTCACGACAACTTGGGCCATCGGGTTAGCGTGGAATATGCACAAGGAGGACTTTTTTCAGAACCAAAACTGGTTGAATCTTTTGAAATTGCGTTTTTCTATAGGTAATCCTGGGAATCAAAATTTTGATGCTTATATTTCCATGAACGTGTACAAGTATGCGACTAGTTACCCAAATCCTTTTGGGGTAAGCGCTATTGTTTCTACTTGGGGAAATGACAATTTAGATTGGCAAAAAACAATCGATCAGAATTACGGTATTGATTTGGCTTTTTTAAATAATCGTTTGAAAGTTACAGTTGATTATTTTTATAAAAATACGGATCCTTTACTAGTTTATGTCCAGACGCCAACTTCTACCGGGACGTCGACAGTTCCTATGAATCTGGGTAAACAGGTTTCTCAGGGATTGACGTCGACATTGAATTACATGATCCTGCAGCGAGAGAACATGAGTTGGAATTTTAATTTTAACGCTCGCCATATTACTTACGAGTATCGGAATATCGGGAACGCTTTGGATAAGTTTAATCAGGAGAACAGGAGTTCGAATTTGGTGAGATATTACGATGGTGGAAGTCCTTCTGATTTGTGGGCCGTGCGTTCTGCGGGAATTGATCCGGCTTCCGGGCGAGAGATATTCATTAAAAAAGATGGTACGCAGACATTCGAGCACGACTATGCGGACAAGGTCGTTGTCGGGAACTCTGATCCGAAGGTGGAAGGGGTAATCGGTACTTCTTTCTATTACAAGGGATTTTCTGCTTCTATTAACTTGCGGTATCGTTTGGGAGGGCAAATATTTCTATCAACGTTATACGACAAGGTGGAGAATATCTCGAAAAACGCCTTGCAATACAACCAAGATAAGCGGGCATTGTACGATCGCTGGCAAAAACCGGGAGACGTGAGCAAGTATAAAGCAATTTCATTGACAGATGTGACCCCGATGTCATCTCGTTTTATCGCAGACGAGAAGACCTTGAGCGGGGAGTCTATTTCTTTTGGATACGAAACTCAAGCCAAGTGGTTGCATCGTATCGGGGCATCTTCGATGACTATCCGGGGATACATGAATGATATTTTCCGGGTTTCTACGGTAAAGAATGAACGAGGGTTAGATTATCCTTTTGCGCGTGCCGTGGCTTTTTCTCTTGGATTAACGTTTTAA
- a CDS encoding FecR family protein produces MEKIDPRIEFVIYRFLHGKLSTSEREMLESWLREGKHRELLEKICNKENMLEKSFYFDRLNRGREKTWLRLERATGLRRRVVLRRWTIAASLIVPLLIGALYLNERQITSKVPGRQLERIVPGISTAQLYLPDGNVVDLGKDSVCNLLLLKGGRFVNERGTLTYKGDSSGVKVAQYSEVRIPRGGEYKVVLPDGTIVWLNAESSLRFPTLFTGKERKVYAKGELYFDVKHDETKPFIVEVEKDYAVRVLGTEFNLRAYSGSPIATTLVEGRVQVKGMDNIVLLSSGQQALEVPGTHDIEVFDVDVAPYVAWHEGKFHFVHAPLKDIMEELARWYDVEVVFENPAVRDECFTIEMQRFDDFNKVLRLIERTDIVTISVDGHIVTVK; encoded by the coding sequence ATGGAGAAAATTGATCCTAGGATAGAGTTTGTTATTTATCGTTTTTTGCATGGGAAACTCTCCACATCTGAACGAGAAATGCTCGAATCTTGGTTGCGTGAAGGAAAGCATAGGGAATTGCTCGAGAAAATTTGCAACAAGGAGAATATGCTGGAAAAGTCGTTCTATTTTGATCGACTGAATAGAGGAAGGGAGAAAACTTGGTTGCGTTTGGAACGGGCCACCGGGTTACGTCGTCGTGTCGTATTACGTCGTTGGACGATTGCGGCTTCATTGATTGTTCCTCTTTTGATCGGGGCGTTATATCTAAACGAGCGTCAGATTACCTCGAAAGTACCTGGACGACAGTTGGAACGGATTGTCCCGGGAATCTCTACGGCACAACTTTACCTGCCTGACGGTAATGTGGTTGACCTTGGTAAGGATAGTGTGTGTAATTTACTGTTGTTGAAAGGTGGACGTTTTGTGAACGAGCGGGGTACGTTGACTTACAAGGGGGATAGTTCGGGGGTGAAAGTTGCGCAATACAGTGAAGTTCGGATACCGAGAGGGGGAGAATACAAGGTTGTGTTGCCGGACGGTACAATCGTGTGGTTGAATGCCGAGTCGTCACTTCGTTTCCCAACCTTATTCACGGGAAAGGAGAGAAAGGTGTACGCGAAAGGTGAATTGTATTTTGATGTGAAACACGACGAGACCAAACCTTTTATCGTGGAAGTGGAGAAAGATTATGCGGTTCGGGTACTCGGGACAGAATTTAATCTCCGGGCATATAGCGGGTCTCCCATTGCAACAACCTTGGTGGAAGGACGTGTACAAGTGAAGGGAATGGATAATATAGTATTGTTATCTTCGGGACAGCAGGCTCTCGAAGTGCCCGGAACTCATGACATAGAAGTGTTTGATGTCGATGTGGCACCTTATGTGGCGTGGCACGAGGGAAAGTTCCATTTTGTTCATGCCCCGTTGAAGGATATAATGGAAGAGTTGGCACGTTGGTATGATGTTGAGGTCGTGTTTGAGAATCCGGCAGTGAGAGATGAATGTTTCACGATCGAGATGCAGCGGTTTGATGATTTTAACAAGGTATTGAGATTAATAGAACGAACAGATATAGTGACCATTTCGGTAGATGGCCATATCGTAACAGTGAAATGA
- a CDS encoding galactokinase produces MDTGVLEKRFEEIYGTTVEHLYFAPGRVNLIGEHIDYNGGRVFPCALSFGTYLAVTPRDDQKIAFASMNQTFRLECDPTIFEHKPAEWVKYPLGVVKEFADRGFNPWGFDILYFGDIPNGAGLSSSASIEVVTAFMLNDLLHAGLDVVELVKMSQRAENLFVGMNCGIMDQFAVGMGKKEHAIALDCGTLDYDLIPLHLNGYKLVITNSNKNHDLVTSEYNVRRSQCEQALLDINQALNVKHLCDLSEEELERARHLISDETVYRRARHAVTENARVNEAIDVLQRGDLVRFGELMNESHRSLKEDYEVTGVEMDTLAEEGQKLPGVLGSRITGGGFGGCTVSLVKEDNVQEFIEKLASVYHDKVGLNAEFYVADIGDGVRKIY; encoded by the coding sequence ATGGATACAGGCGTGTTGGAAAAAAGATTTGAAGAAATTTACGGGACAACAGTAGAACACCTGTACTTTGCTCCCGGGCGGGTAAATTTGATCGGGGAACATATTGATTATAACGGGGGACGGGTTTTCCCGTGTGCGTTGAGTTTCGGGACTTATCTGGCCGTGACTCCTCGGGACGATCAGAAAATAGCTTTCGCCAGTATGAACCAAACTTTCCGGCTGGAATGTGATCCGACTATTTTCGAGCATAAACCCGCGGAATGGGTAAAATATCCATTGGGCGTGGTGAAAGAATTCGCGGATCGAGGATTTAACCCGTGGGGTTTTGACATCTTGTACTTCGGGGATATTCCGAACGGGGCCGGCTTGTCTTCGTCTGCCTCGATCGAGGTGGTGACGGCGTTTATGCTGAACGATCTGTTGCATGCCGGACTGGACGTGGTGGAGTTGGTGAAAATGTCTCAACGGGCAGAGAATCTCTTCGTGGGGATGAATTGCGGGATCATGGACCAGTTCGCCGTGGGCATGGGAAAGAAGGAACACGCGATCGCGCTGGATTGCGGTACGTTGGATTACGATTTGATTCCGCTACATCTCAATGGATATAAATTGGTGATCACCAATTCAAATAAAAATCATGATCTGGTCACTTCCGAGTATAACGTGCGACGAAGCCAGTGTGAACAAGCGTTGCTCGATATAAATCAAGCATTGAACGTGAAACACCTGTGTGATTTGAGCGAGGAAGAGCTAGAACGAGCGCGACATCTGATTTCCGATGAAACCGTTTATCGTCGGGCTCGTCATGCCGTCACGGAGAACGCCAGGGTGAACGAGGCCATTGATGTGTTGCAAAGGGGAGATTTGGTGCGTTTCGGGGAGTTGATGAACGAATCGCATCGATCCTTGAAAGAGGATTACGAGGTTACCGGTGTCGAGATGGATACACTGGCCGAGGAGGGGCAAAAGTTACCGGGCGTGCTGGGTTCCCGGATCACGGGCGGAGGCTTCGGCGGGTGTACGGTGAGCCTCGTGAAGGAGGACAACGTGCAGGAATTCATCGAGAAACTGGCTTCCGTGTATCACGATAAAGTCGGGTTGAATGCAGAGTTTTACGTGGCGGATATTGGTGACGGGGTAAGAAAGATATACTAA
- a CDS encoding sodium/sugar symporter, with protein MLNTSFEFWDYFIFGAYALMIISMGLWVSRGKKGVQKTTEDYFLASKSLPWWAIGASLIAANISAEQFIGMSGSGFAVGLAIASYEFMSALTLIIVGKFFLPIFIKQGLYTIPEFVEKRFSTNLKTILAIFWIALFIFVNLTSVLFLGAKAIDTIIGTGNGELFIPAIVGLAFVAAAYSIYGGLSAVAWTDVIQVALLIVGGVITTLIALDNVLPGGGVVEGFNHVVDTAEDKFHMIISKDNPEFKNLPGIAVLIGGLWVANLYYWGFNQYIIQRTLAAKSLKEAQRGIAFAAFLKLIVPLIVVIPGIVAFVMYTESKDPSVTAMFEMTGGNDKAYPWLIGTFVPTGLKGLVLAALAAAIVSSLASMLNSTSTIFTMDIYKPYIDRDASHKKLVSVGRITAAAALVIAGLIAPMMANFDQMFVYIQEYTGLVSPGILAVFLMGLFWKKTTNRGAITGVLISIPVALLLKFLPIEMPFLDQMMYTFLLTMVTIGMVSLATCKTDDDPKALVLTSEMFKTDKAFNICAYVICILLAVIYTTCW; from the coding sequence ATGTTGAACACGAGTTTTGAGTTCTGGGATTATTTCATTTTCGGGGCGTATGCCTTAATGATAATCTCCATGGGATTATGGGTATCAAGAGGCAAGAAAGGCGTGCAAAAGACAACGGAGGATTATTTCCTCGCCAGTAAATCGTTACCGTGGTGGGCCATTGGAGCCTCGTTGATAGCGGCCAATATCTCTGCCGAACAATTTATCGGGATGTCCGGATCGGGATTTGCCGTGGGCTTGGCCATCGCTTCCTACGAATTCATGTCAGCCTTGACCTTAATCATCGTGGGTAAATTCTTTTTACCTATATTTATCAAGCAGGGACTTTACACGATTCCCGAGTTCGTGGAAAAACGTTTTTCCACGAACCTGAAGACCATCCTTGCCATTTTCTGGATCGCCTTGTTTATTTTCGTGAACTTGACTTCCGTGCTTTTCTTGGGGGCAAAAGCCATTGATACGATTATCGGTACGGGTAACGGGGAGTTATTTATTCCAGCCATCGTCGGGCTGGCCTTTGTCGCGGCGGCATACTCCATTTACGGGGGATTGTCGGCAGTGGCTTGGACGGATGTGATTCAGGTGGCCTTGCTGATCGTCGGGGGTGTTATCACCACGCTGATCGCTTTGGATAACGTGTTGCCCGGTGGCGGCGTCGTGGAGGGATTTAACCACGTTGTAGACACGGCGGAAGATAAGTTCCACATGATTATCTCGAAAGATAATCCAGAATTCAAGAACTTACCGGGTATTGCCGTGCTTATCGGTGGCTTGTGGGTGGCAAATCTCTATTACTGGGGATTCAATCAATATATAATCCAGCGGACGTTGGCGGCCAAGTCGTTGAAAGAGGCTCAACGAGGTATTGCTTTCGCTGCGTTTCTGAAATTGATCGTGCCTTTAATCGTGGTTATTCCGGGAATCGTGGCTTTCGTGATGTACACCGAATCCAAAGACCCATCCGTGACAGCCATGTTCGAGATGACGGGAGGAAATGATAAAGCCTACCCGTGGCTGATCGGGACGTTTGTCCCCACGGGATTGAAAGGTTTGGTGTTGGCAGCGTTGGCGGCAGCTATTGTTTCTTCACTGGCTTCCATGCTCAATTCGACTTCCACTATTTTCACGATGGATATTTATAAGCCTTACATCGATCGGGATGCCTCTCACAAAAAATTGGTGAGCGTGGGCCGAATCACGGCAGCCGCGGCCTTGGTTATCGCGGGTTTGATTGCCCCCATGATGGCTAATTTCGATCAGATGTTCGTGTATATTCAAGAATACACGGGATTAGTGAGCCCCGGTATTCTGGCCGTCTTCCTGATGGGTTTATTCTGGAAGAAGACAACGAACCGGGGAGCAATAACCGGAGTGCTGATCTCTATTCCCGTGGCGTTGTTGTTGAAGTTCCTGCCCATCGAAATGCCATTCCTCGATCAAATGATGTACACGTTCCTGTTGACGATGGTAACGATTGGTATGGTCAGCTTGGCCACCTGCAAGACGGATGACGACCCGAAGGCCCTCGTGTTGACATCTGAAATGTTCAAGACGGATAAGGCATTTAATATTTGTGCCTACGTGATCTGTATTTTGTTGGCCGTGATTTATACAACTTGTTGGTAA
- a CDS encoding RagB/SusD family nutrient uptake outer membrane protein, which yields MNLVRNIKSGLIVGVMLLLVSCNSWLEVDPDDRIMDNSLFKDREGFLAALNGVYSEMNDPKLYGANLTMGMLDVMAQYYNCNFTDHDYSVYANYSYTQKGFKSTLDNIWSGLYSMIANCNAILAHCGDGNPVLSDTYYRLVKGEALGLRAMMHLDLVRMFGPVYSEENKEIKCIPYMTKADRGVQPLLSADSVIYYVIKDLEIASSLLSTVDPVITEGARNHDSEKGTNDLYYRQYRMNYFAVNALMARAYLWIGNTQKAGECARTVIAKVSNEDKPLFPLVNVDYMTKNSPDGVFYPEVLFSLYNTSRESKVYKTFFDPSLSVVKMLTMSGNLSTGRVNGTYDDKDDYRYRMWASTISNSKEVTYLNKYKDETEADSAYHYRYMIPLVRVSELYLIAAECETDVPTALEKYFNKLRFARNCVNQNASSVEELKGLIRSEYVREFIGEGQLFFYYKRNGLQTIPDGATTSGTMNMQLENYVFPLPDSETSQRAGSQDNVSQE from the coding sequence ATGAATTTAGTAAGAAATATAAAATCGGGTTTGATTGTCGGCGTGATGTTGTTGCTCGTGTCGTGCAATTCATGGTTGGAGGTTGATCCTGACGATAGAATAATGGATAATTCTTTGTTTAAAGATAGAGAAGGTTTTCTTGCGGCTTTGAATGGCGTGTACTCGGAAATGAATGATCCGAAATTGTACGGAGCTAATTTAACAATGGGGATGCTTGATGTTATGGCACAATATTATAATTGCAACTTTACAGATCATGATTATTCTGTTTATGCGAATTATTCATACACGCAAAAGGGATTTAAAAGTACGCTGGATAATATTTGGTCCGGGTTATATTCAATGATTGCAAATTGTAATGCGATACTCGCTCATTGCGGGGATGGGAATCCGGTTTTATCTGATACTTATTATCGCCTTGTGAAAGGTGAGGCCCTAGGTTTGCGGGCAATGATGCACCTTGATCTTGTACGTATGTTTGGGCCTGTTTATTCGGAAGAGAACAAAGAAATTAAATGTATTCCATACATGACTAAAGCGGACCGGGGCGTGCAACCATTGTTGTCTGCCGATAGCGTGATATATTACGTTATCAAGGATTTGGAAATAGCGTCGAGTCTACTTTCAACAGTTGATCCCGTTATCACGGAAGGGGCTAGGAATCATGATTCGGAAAAAGGTACGAATGATTTGTATTATAGACAATATCGTATGAATTATTTTGCCGTGAATGCTTTGATGGCTAGGGCTTATTTGTGGATAGGGAACACGCAAAAAGCAGGGGAATGTGCACGGACTGTGATAGCAAAAGTGAGTAACGAGGATAAGCCTTTATTCCCGTTGGTGAATGTTGACTATATGACAAAGAATTCGCCAGATGGGGTGTTTTATCCCGAGGTATTGTTTTCTCTTTATAATACTTCTCGCGAGAGTAAAGTGTATAAGACTTTTTTTGATCCCTCTTTATCAGTAGTTAAAATGTTGACTATGAGTGGAAATCTTTCAACGGGACGAGTAAATGGCACGTATGATGATAAGGATGATTATCGTTATAGAATGTGGGCTTCTACAATATCCAATAGCAAGGAGGTGACCTATTTAAATAAGTATAAAGATGAAACAGAGGCGGATTCCGCGTATCATTATCGTTATATGATTCCTTTAGTTCGTGTTAGTGAGTTATATTTGATCGCAGCCGAGTGTGAAACGGATGTTCCGACGGCTCTTGAAAAGTATTTTAACAAGTTACGTTTTGCTAGGAATTGCGTAAATCAGAATGCATCATCCGTGGAGGAATTAAAGGGTTTAATTCGTTCTGAATACGTGAGGGAGTTTATAGGAGAAGGACAATTATTTTTCTATTACAAGCGGAACGGTTTGCAGACTATTCCTGATGGTGCGACGACTAGCGGCACGATGAATATGCAATTGGAAAACTACGTGTTCCCTTTGCCAGATAGCGAGACGAGCCAACGAGCAGGGTCTCAAGATAATGTTTCACAAGAATAA
- a CDS encoding RNA polymerase sigma factor, with the protein MIKSEDVFIKKFRAGNGSVFKEIFDNYYLPVKSYGFQYVENDEMVEDFVQDAFLKVWEKREDFYFVAAIKSFLYMSVRNACLDYLRHQKVQRRNEPELILWLTEEGEEEFVLEEEVHAMVYDAIKDLSERSRRVVIMTMEGLSNPEIAKELGISVNTVKTIKLRAYRMLRERLKGVQWLLLLLLGL; encoded by the coding sequence TTGATAAAATCAGAGGATGTTTTCATAAAGAAGTTTCGAGCGGGAAACGGTAGTGTTTTCAAGGAGATTTTTGACAATTATTATCTCCCCGTGAAATCATATGGTTTCCAGTATGTCGAAAATGACGAGATGGTGGAAGATTTTGTTCAAGATGCTTTCCTGAAGGTGTGGGAGAAGCGGGAAGACTTTTATTTTGTTGCGGCAATCAAGAGTTTCTTGTATATGAGTGTAAGAAATGCTTGTTTGGATTACCTGCGTCACCAAAAAGTGCAACGTCGTAATGAGCCGGAATTAATCCTGTGGCTCACGGAGGAAGGAGAGGAAGAATTTGTTCTTGAGGAGGAAGTGCATGCGATGGTGTACGATGCAATAAAAGATTTGTCGGAACGTTCTCGCCGAGTCGTGATCATGACGATGGAAGGTCTTTCCAATCCTGAAATTGCAAAAGAACTGGGGATTTCCGTGAATACGGTGAAGACGATAAAATTGCGTGCTTACAGAATGTTACGGGAGCGATTGAAAGGTGTCCAGTGGTTGTTGTTACTTCTTTTGGGGCTTTAA